Proteins encoded by one window of Pseudomonas tructae:
- the dnaJ gene encoding molecular chaperone DnaJ — MAKRDYYEVLGVERGSSEADLKKAYRRLAMKHHPDRNPDDKASEEKFKEANEAYEVLSDASKRAAYDQYGHAGVDPSMGGGGAGFGGANFSDIFGDVFSDFFGGGRGGSRGGAQRGSDLRYTLELNLEEAVRGTTVNIRVPTLVNCKPCDGSGAKKGSSPSTCPTCGGIGQVRMQQGFFSVQQTCPRCHGQGKVITDPCDSCHGEGRIEEYKTLSVKVPAGVDTGDRIRLSGEGEAGSQGGPTGDLYVVINVREHPIFQRDGKHLYCEVPISYTDAALGGELEVPTLDGRVMLKIPEGTQTGKQFRLRGKGVAPVRGGGAGDLMCRVAVETPVNLSRRQRELLEELRDSLEGDSSHSPKANGWFEGVKRFFGDL; from the coding sequence ATGGCAAAGCGTGACTATTACGAAGTTCTGGGCGTTGAGCGCGGCTCCAGTGAAGCGGACCTGAAGAAGGCCTATCGCCGCCTGGCGATGAAGCATCACCCGGACCGTAATCCTGATGACAAGGCGTCTGAAGAGAAATTCAAGGAAGCCAACGAGGCTTATGAAGTGCTCTCCGATGCCAGCAAGCGTGCGGCCTATGATCAGTATGGTCATGCCGGCGTGGATCCGAGCATGGGTGGTGGCGGCGCCGGTTTCGGCGGCGCGAACTTCTCGGATATCTTCGGTGATGTGTTCAGCGATTTCTTCGGCGGTGGCCGTGGTGGTTCGCGCGGTGGCGCCCAGCGTGGCAGCGACCTGCGTTACACCCTGGAGCTGAACCTGGAAGAAGCGGTGCGCGGCACCACGGTCAATATCCGTGTGCCGACGCTGGTCAACTGCAAGCCGTGTGACGGTTCTGGCGCCAAGAAGGGCTCGTCGCCTTCGACCTGCCCGACTTGCGGCGGTATTGGTCAGGTGCGCATGCAGCAGGGTTTCTTCTCGGTCCAGCAGACCTGCCCGCGTTGCCATGGCCAAGGCAAGGTCATCACCGATCCGTGCGATTCGTGCCATGGCGAAGGCCGTATCGAAGAGTACAAGACCCTGTCGGTCAAGGTGCCGGCCGGTGTCGACACGGGCGATCGCATCCGTTTGTCCGGTGAGGGTGAGGCGGGTTCGCAAGGTGGCCCGACCGGCGATCTGTATGTTGTGATCAACGTGCGTGAGCACCCGATTTTCCAGCGCGACGGCAAGCATCTGTACTGCGAGGTGCCGATCAGCTATACCGATGCCGCCCTGGGTGGCGAGCTGGAAGTGCCGACTCTTGATGGCCGGGTCATGCTGAAGATCCCAGAGGGTACTCAGACCGGCAAGCAGTTCCGTCTGCGTGGCAAAGGTGTGGCGCCGGTTCGCGGGGGTGGTGCCGGTGACCTGATGTGCCGGGTCGCGGTGGAAACCCCGGTCAACCTCAGTCGTCGCCAGCGCGAGCTGCTCGAAGAGCTGCGTGACTCGCTGGAAGGCGACAGTTCCCATTCGCCGAAAGCCAATGGCTGGTTCGAAGGCGTGAAACGCTTCTTCGGCGATCTGTAA